A single Ignavibacteriales bacterium DNA region contains:
- a CDS encoding 2-oxoacid:acceptor oxidoreductase family protein, with amino-acid sequence MRLNEEIIIAGFGGQGILSMGQTLSYAAIKEEKETSWMPSYGPEMRGGTANCVVILSDTPVSSPIISEFDTAIVFNQPSLDKFENAVKPGGILLYEKSSIIRVPERTDITVLGIPVLEEAEKLKKKQTANMIMLGAYLELKPVIGPEAIIYALKKVLPERHHHLIPLNEQAIERGKELVRELTRKEARNGNAKESVYEYSAG; translated from the coding sequence ATGAGACTCAATGAAGAAATAATTATTGCCGGATTCGGCGGACAGGGAATCCTTTCAATGGGACAAACCCTTTCCTATGCTGCAATAAAAGAAGAAAAAGAAACAAGCTGGATGCCCTCATACGGACCTGAAATGCGCGGCGGAACTGCAAACTGTGTTGTTATTCTTTCTGATACACCGGTCAGTTCTCCTATAATTTCTGAATTTGATACGGCAATCGTTTTTAATCAGCCTTCGCTTGATAAATTCGAAAATGCAGTAAAGCCCGGCGGCATTCTTCTGTATGAAAAATCCTCCATTATCCGCGTGCCGGAAAGAACGGATATAACGGTTCTTGGCATACCGGTACTTGAGGAAGCCGAAAAGCTGAAGAAGAAGCAGACAGCGAACATGATAATGCTTGGTGCATATCTGGAGCTGAAGCCGGTTATAGGACCTGAAGCTATCATCTACGCTTTGAAAAAAGTTTTGCCTGAACGACACCATCATCTTATTCCGCTTAATGAACAGGCAATCGAGCGGGGAAAAGAACTGGTTCGTGAATTAACCAGAAAGGAAGCCCGAAATGGAAACGCTAAGGAGTCAGTCTATGAATACAGCGCAGGTTAG
- a CDS encoding septal ring lytic transglycosylase RlpA family protein, whose product MILVIAGFTTKTAFITGASEDQTVSAAVPETEIPEAEPQTTVVSFTDIGQLKASWYGPGFHGRVTANGEIYDQEGFTAAHKRMKFGTLLRLTNPKNGKSVIVRINDRGPYIPGRELDLSKGAARELGLIKKGVARIKVEEVTLQGGIKPVFSAN is encoded by the coding sequence ATGATCCTGGTTATTGCAGGGTTTACAACCAAAACTGCATTTATAACCGGAGCGTCCGAAGATCAGACGGTCAGCGCTGCTGTACCGGAAACTGAGATACCTGAGGCAGAGCCGCAGACAACGGTCGTTAGCTTCACAGACATAGGGCAGCTTAAGGCATCCTGGTACGGACCAGGCTTCCATGGCAGAGTAACCGCAAATGGTGAAATATATGACCAGGAAGGATTTACCGCCGCCCATAAAAGGATGAAATTCGGAACGCTTCTCAGACTGACCAACCCGAAAAATGGCAAGTCTGTTATCGTAAGGATTAACGACCGGGGACCTTACATTCCCGGAAGGGAATTAGATCTCTCTAAAGGAGCTGCAAGAGAACTCGGCCTCATTAAAAAAGGTGTAGCTCGTATAAAGGTCGAGGAAGTAACTCTGCAGGGCGGCATAAAGCCGGTTTTCTCCGCAAATTAA
- a CDS encoding 4Fe-4S dicluster domain-containing protein, producing MIKGYITAQTELCKGCELCIDACPQDSLRLSTHLNKKGYRYIELYKDNCTGCSNCGIICPDSVITVYRENKKKKKTAEA from the coding sequence ATGATTAAAGGATATATAACAGCACAAACTGAGCTGTGTAAGGGCTGCGAACTTTGTATTGATGCCTGCCCTCAGGATAGTCTCAGACTTTCAACGCACCTTAATAAAAAAGGTTACCGCTACATAGAATTATATAAGGATAACTGCACCGGATGCTCCAACTGCGGAATTATCTGCCCGGACAGCGTGATTACAGTCTACCGGGAAAATAAAAAGAAAAAGAAAACAGCAGAGGCATAA
- a CDS encoding 2-oxoglutarate oxidoreductase, whose amino-acid sequence MDPVCIDKEALEAMDVVYEKTSTLTDAPMHYCPGCGHGIAHKILMEVIAEMGIQEQTIGVAPVGCSVFAYHYMDVDMQEAAHGRACAVATGIKRVRPDKFVFTYQGDGDLAAIGTAETIHAVNRGENILVLFINNAIYGMTGGQMAPTTLQSQVTSTSPYGRDTKFTGQPLKMTELVAHLPGAYYVTRQSVNNVNAVRRLKKAIRNAFEYQKEKKGTCFIEVVSNCPSGYRMTPLQSMRWIEENMFTVFPLGDIKVPGKEGAVS is encoded by the coding sequence ATGGATCCCGTATGTATTGATAAAGAAGCTCTCGAAGCAATGGATGTTGTTTACGAGAAAACGTCAACATTAACCGATGCACCCATGCACTACTGCCCCGGATGCGGACATGGTATTGCCCATAAAATCCTTATGGAGGTAATTGCTGAAATGGGAATTCAGGAACAGACCATAGGTGTTGCACCGGTCGGCTGTTCAGTATTTGCCTATCATTATATGGATGTTGATATGCAGGAAGCTGCCCACGGCAGAGCATGTGCAGTTGCAACCGGTATTAAAAGAGTCCGCCCGGATAAATTTGTATTTACGTATCAGGGTGACGGAGACCTCGCCGCAATCGGAACCGCAGAAACCATTCATGCGGTTAACCGCGGTGAAAATATACTGGTGCTCTTTATCAATAATGCTATATACGGCATGACCGGCGGACAAATGGCTCCTACTACATTGCAGAGCCAGGTTACCTCTACCAGCCCGTACGGAAGAGATACAAAATTTACCGGCCAGCCGCTTAAAATGACAGAACTGGTTGCTCATCTGCCAGGTGCTTATTATGTAACAAGACAGTCCGTTAATAATGTTAACGCAGTACGCCGTCTTAAGAAAGCAATCCGTAATGCATTTGAATACCAGAAAGAAAAGAAAGGAACCTGTTTCATCGAAGTAGTTTCCAACTGTCCTTCCGGTTACCGGATGACACCGCTGCAGTCTATGCGCTGGATTGAAGAAAATATGTTCACCGTATTTCCGCTCGGAGATATAAAGGTGCCTGGAAAAGAAGGAGCTGTATCATGA
- a CDS encoding methyltransferase domain-containing protein, whose protein sequence is MKLNLGCGKDIKPGYVNLDIVDYGGNDIHDINTFPYPYAENTFDEIYCSHILEHLDSFHKTVTELYRIAKPDATIIVYAPFFLNTKYFGEPDHKIPFSIRTFDNYEYIGNRKPKFYEKWKLNHRTNYEGKAQFEVIEKRFITSHFAALKWMDIIVNIEPVIYERFFAGIFSPEEVYFKLRVVK, encoded by the coding sequence ATGAAACTCAATCTCGGCTGCGGCAAGGATATTAAACCAGGTTATGTAAATCTCGACATTGTTGACTACGGCGGAAATGACATCCATGATATCAACACATTCCCCTATCCTTATGCTGAAAATACCTTCGACGAAATTTATTGCTCCCATATCCTTGAGCATCTGGATAGCTTCCATAAAACAGTCACCGAACTTTACCGTATAGCCAAGCCAGATGCAACCATCATAGTTTACGCCCCTTTTTTCCTGAACACTAAGTACTTCGGTGAGCCGGATCATAAAATCCCCTTCTCAATCCGGACGTTTGATAACTATGAGTATATAGGCAACCGGAAGCCTAAATTCTATGAAAAATGGAAACTGAACCACCGCACCAACTATGAAGGTAAAGCGCAATTTGAAGTCATTGAGAAGAGATTTATCACTTCCCATTTCGCAGCTCTTAAATGGATGGATATAATCGTTAATATCGAACCAGTCATTTACGAAAGATTTTTTGCGGGAATCTTCTCGCCGGAAGAAGTCTACTTTAAATTACGGGTCGTGAAATAA
- a CDS encoding cation:proton antiporter, with protein sequence MSEVILSIGIIFFLAHIAVSVFERTKIPDVLSLILLGLIIGPLLGVVKISDFGKVGSVFSSIALVVILFESGTTLNLKTLSESIRSTISISISSFIASIVLVTVTVYFLLGLTLMPSIITGIILGGTSSAVVIPLVKALRMKEKSETILIIESALTDVLCIVLVFSLIQAEINGSIETGKIIGSILSSLLFALVIGLVGSIAWLLVLNTVRRFPNTILSTFAFVFIVYGISEFLGFSGAIASLSFGIGLTNHERIRAFLGIKILRQREFAVITETEKTFYKEIVFVIKTFFFLYLGISIKFGEIATGVTAALIVVFIYAARLLLTRFVVEKEVERRDASLISIMVPKGLAAAVLASIPLQQGMAGGQVIQDVVYLTVLTSIIATVILVPLIEKNTLSWFYGPIFGGFKPDTSVGEAPPANPHPDEYL encoded by the coding sequence ATGTCAGAAGTAATACTTTCAATAGGCATCATCTTCTTTCTGGCTCATATAGCCGTCTCGGTATTTGAACGCACCAAGATTCCAGATGTGCTTTCGCTCATCCTGCTCGGGCTGATTATCGGACCGCTGCTCGGAGTGGTAAAGATTTCGGATTTCGGTAAAGTCGGGAGCGTGTTCAGTTCAATTGCATTGGTGGTAATTCTTTTTGAAAGCGGAACAACTCTTAATCTAAAAACATTGTCGGAATCAATCAGGTCAACCATTTCAATCTCTATAAGTTCCTTCATTGCTTCAATTGTCCTGGTAACGGTTACGGTTTATTTTCTTCTAGGACTCACATTGATGCCTTCTATTATAACCGGGATTATTCTTGGCGGCACTTCATCAGCAGTGGTAATTCCGCTGGTAAAAGCACTGCGAATGAAAGAAAAAAGCGAAACCATACTTATAATTGAATCAGCACTGACAGATGTACTTTGCATTGTCCTGGTTTTCAGTCTGATTCAGGCTGAAATTAACGGAAGCATTGAAACCGGAAAAATTATCGGCTCCATACTATCCTCTCTGCTCTTTGCACTGGTAATCGGATTAGTCGGAAGTATCGCCTGGCTGCTCGTCCTGAATACGGTCAGGAGGTTTCCGAATACCATTCTCAGCACATTTGCGTTTGTGTTTATTGTTTATGGCATTTCTGAGTTTCTCGGATTCAGCGGTGCCATCGCATCCCTTTCTTTTGGGATAGGACTCACTAACCATGAGCGGATCCGGGCATTTCTGGGAATAAAAATCCTGAGACAGCGGGAGTTTGCTGTTATCACTGAAACGGAGAAAACCTTCTATAAAGAAATTGTTTTTGTCATTAAGACATTCTTTTTTCTCTATCTTGGAATCTCAATCAAATTTGGCGAAATCGCAACGGGTGTTACCGCTGCTTTGATTGTTGTCTTTATTTATGCCGCACGTCTTCTGCTCACTCGCTTCGTAGTGGAAAAAGAAGTGGAAAGGCGCGATGCCTCCCTGATCTCGATCATGGTACCCAAGGGTCTCGCTGCTGCTGTACTGGCATCCATTCCCCTTCAGCAGGGTATGGCGGGGGGGCAGGTCATTCAGGATGTGGTTTACCTGACGGTCCTGACCAGCATTATCGCAACGGTTATTCTGGTGCCCCTGATCGAAAAAAATACGCTAAGCTGGTTTTATGGTCCCATTTTCGGCGGGTTTAAACCCGATACTTCCGTCGGAGAGGCTCCCCCCGCAAATCCGCATCCGGACGAGTATCTGTGA
- a CDS encoding 3-methyl-2-oxobutanoate dehydrogenase subunit VorB, protein MANNDNVRLMKGNEALAEAAIRAGMDAYFGYPITPQSEVLEYLTAEVPHRKGIVLQAESEVAAINMIYGAAGAGARVMTSSSSPGFSLMQEGISYIASAQLPCLLVNVNRGGPGLGTIQPSQGDYFQATKGGGHGDYHMYVLAPASVQEMADHVFEGFRISEKYRMPAMILSDGALGQMMEKVVLPEEGSLPKQIPLWGTTGKPKSRERNVITSLFIQPEKMEEINLGLQHKYELLKSEIKYEEYCMEDAEYILTAYGLAARISKKAVDILREQGIKAGLFRPITLYPFPSEQIEHHAVHARFILTVEMNAGQMVEDVRLAVNGETPVYFKGRMGGMIPTPAEIVEAVQAKINVLEESLV, encoded by the coding sequence ATGGCAAACAATGATAACGTCCGTCTGATGAAGGGGAATGAAGCACTGGCTGAAGCTGCCATAAGAGCCGGCATGGATGCATATTTCGGATATCCGATAACTCCTCAATCAGAAGTTCTTGAATACCTGACAGCAGAGGTTCCTCACAGAAAAGGTATCGTACTGCAGGCAGAAAGTGAAGTAGCAGCAATCAATATGATTTACGGTGCTGCCGGAGCCGGTGCAAGAGTAATGACTTCATCATCAAGCCCCGGATTCAGCCTGATGCAGGAAGGTATTTCATATATAGCATCAGCTCAGCTTCCCTGTTTATTGGTAAATGTAAACAGAGGCGGCCCGGGTCTGGGAACCATACAGCCCTCACAGGGAGATTATTTTCAGGCAACAAAAGGCGGCGGACACGGTGATTATCACATGTATGTTCTTGCTCCCGCATCAGTTCAGGAAATGGCGGACCATGTATTTGAAGGATTCAGAATTTCCGAAAAATACAGAATGCCAGCGATGATTCTCTCTGACGGCGCGCTTGGCCAGATGATGGAAAAAGTTGTGCTTCCTGAAGAAGGATCACTGCCGAAGCAGATACCTCTCTGGGGTACAACCGGCAAACCTAAATCAAGAGAAAGAAATGTTATCACCTCTCTTTTTATTCAGCCGGAAAAAATGGAAGAAATTAATCTCGGTCTGCAGCATAAGTATGAACTGCTGAAATCCGAAATCAAATATGAAGAATACTGCATGGAAGATGCAGAATATATACTTACAGCATACGGGCTTGCAGCGCGCATCAGTAAGAAGGCAGTTGATATCCTGCGCGAGCAGGGAATCAAGGCCGGACTCTTCCGTCCGATCACGCTCTATCCTTTCCCGTCAGAACAGATTGAACATCATGCAGTGCATGCACGCTTCATCCTGACCGTTGAGATGAATGCGGGTCAGATGGTTGAAGACGTCCGTCTTGCAGTGAACGGTGAAACTCCGGTTTACTTCAAAGGCAGAATGGGCGGAATGATACCAACCCCGGCTGAAATTGTGGAAGCAGTTCAGGCCAAAATAAACGTTCTTGAAGAAAGTCTGGTGTAG
- a CDS encoding inorganic pyrophosphatase — protein MNDQSIDRIALMMGQIFKPHPWHGISIGKDAPEVLTVFIEIVPTDTVKYEIDKVTGYLKVDRPQRFSNIIPSMYGLIPQTYCGRKTADYCMKQTGKKGIKGDGDPLDICVLTEKTISHGDLILKAIPIGGFRMLDGNEADDKIIAVLKDDAIYGEFTDIDKVPETVIDRLKHYFLTYKEIPGSETPKCEITHIYNKTEAHEVIRRAQEDYLNRFGQIAKKLTDLLKAQVE, from the coding sequence CTGAACGACCAGAGTATTGACCGCATCGCCCTGATGATGGGGCAAATCTTCAAACCGCACCCCTGGCATGGTATCTCCATCGGAAAAGATGCCCCTGAAGTTCTTACCGTATTTATAGAAATTGTACCTACGGACACGGTAAAATATGAAATTGACAAAGTAACCGGTTACCTTAAAGTTGACCGGCCGCAACGGTTTTCTAACATAATCCCCTCGATGTACGGCCTTATACCCCAGACCTATTGCGGAAGAAAAACCGCCGATTACTGTATGAAGCAGACAGGTAAAAAAGGGATTAAAGGAGACGGTGACCCGCTTGATATCTGCGTTCTGACCGAGAAAACAATTTCCCATGGAGACCTTATTCTGAAGGCAATTCCGATCGGCGGATTCAGAATGCTCGACGGCAATGAAGCTGATGATAAAATCATAGCTGTTCTGAAAGATGATGCTATATATGGTGAGTTTACTGACATTGACAAAGTACCAGAAACCGTAATTGACCGGCTAAAGCATTATTTCCTGACGTACAAGGAAATTCCCGGTTCAGAAACTCCCAAATGTGAAATCACTCATATTTACAATAAAACCGAAGCTCACGAAGTCATCCGCCGGGCCCAGGAAGACTACCTGAATCGCTTCGGGCAAATCGCCAAAAAGCTGACAGATCTGCTGAAAGCACAGGTGGAATAG
- a CDS encoding DUF423 domain-containing protein, with protein MKFSKFLLLFIFISGFLAVALGAFGAHSLKDVLTEKGLENWKTAVLYQMFHTAALIGIFSLKNVPKYIAWFFMIGIVLFSGSLFAYSLTGISFLVVLTPLGGVSFLAGWLGMIIYAVRLK; from the coding sequence ATGAAGTTCTCAAAATTTCTTCTCCTGTTTATTTTTATAAGCGGATTTCTGGCTGTGGCTTTAGGGGCATTCGGTGCACACTCGCTGAAGGATGTTCTGACCGAAAAAGGGCTTGAAAACTGGAAAACTGCGGTTCTCTACCAGATGTTTCATACTGCGGCGCTTATCGGCATTTTCTCACTGAAGAATGTACCCAAATATATTGCCTGGTTTTTTATGATCGGGATAGTGCTTTTTTCCGGTTCCCTGTTTGCTTATTCTCTGACCGGAATCAGTTTTTTGGTGGTTTTAACCCCGTTAGGCGGAGTGTCCTTTTTAGCCGGATGGCTGGGGATGATAATTTACGCTGTGCGTTTGAAGTAG
- a CDS encoding S9 family peptidase — MYSFLTTILLVVFLLGTGRLDAQAPKPDVLDLINLEIPSSPAVSPDGSQIAYIIRKPSADYKTWESVLYLKEVKTSSVRAITSPKYRVGSPLFSHDSFNIYYIGSAPFFSKSKGDTVKGSSQVWRYNVNDGTSSVFTELDEGAAEYTLSRDGSQLAALTTAEEPEVSMKIGSTILPADESIYPKKNPAKILVVYDVSSGRELYRTALDPGAQDITFRPDSSGIVYQSNLTGDYNDEQKFDLYSVDASGKKTQITNFPGPETDALFSPDGNNFIFKTQTVPDIEFAETDIEMMNPDGSGRKNLTGDYNFNIQSFIWRNKTSILFIGAEYYHSVAYEMDIRTGKKIRISPADKSVSDLRVTADGRIFWREESPETIAEMMLGNKKLSSFSDQLKEFKSGSQEVVLYKSSDGKFDLNGILFKPEGFDPAKKYPMIVTIHGGPYGYFRNTFQQSYPTKVLTSMGYLVFAPNPRGSLGGSDMFGQANRYDLGGGDYRDIMDGVEYLIGKGFVDADRMGVTGGSYGGYLTNWTISQTNIFKAAVSMYGIFSFFTDWSNSWQPIFEKMYFGYYYWERPIDMSNLYVNRSPAFYADKIKTPTLILQGEKDLYTDVANSREMFQALNTLGVPVEFILYPGEGHGIRNKPFHYANVMQRSVDWFEKYLKK, encoded by the coding sequence ATGTACTCTTTTTTGACTACCATACTATTAGTAGTATTCCTCCTGGGAACAGGCCGGCTCGATGCACAGGCCCCAAAACCAGATGTTCTTGATCTGATTAACCTGGAAATACCTTCCTCTCCCGCTGTTTCTCCCGATGGCTCACAGATTGCGTATATTATCCGCAAGCCATCGGCTGACTACAAAACCTGGGAATCAGTTCTTTACCTGAAAGAGGTAAAAACATCCTCAGTCCGTGCAATCACCTCCCCAAAATACCGGGTTGGCAGTCCCCTGTTTTCTCATGACAGCTTCAACATATACTATATTGGCAGCGCACCATTCTTCAGCAAGAGCAAGGGAGATACGGTAAAAGGAAGCAGCCAGGTGTGGCGCTACAATGTGAACGATGGCACATCATCAGTTTTCACGGAACTGGATGAGGGAGCTGCAGAATACACTCTGAGCCGGGACGGTTCACAACTGGCAGCACTCACCACAGCAGAAGAACCGGAAGTGAGCATGAAAATCGGTTCAACCATTCTCCCGGCGGATGAGAGTATATATCCAAAGAAAAACCCGGCAAAGATTCTTGTGGTTTATGACGTAAGTTCAGGAAGAGAACTGTACCGAACTGCGTTAGATCCGGGAGCGCAGGATATTACCTTCAGACCGGATAGCAGTGGTATTGTTTATCAGTCCAATCTGACCGGTGACTACAATGATGAACAGAAATTTGATCTTTACAGCGTGGATGCATCCGGTAAAAAAACGCAAATAACAAACTTCCCGGGCCCTGAAACGGATGCTCTCTTTTCACCGGATGGTAACAACTTTATCTTTAAGACCCAGACAGTGCCGGATATTGAATTCGCTGAAACTGATATTGAAATGATGAACCCGGACGGCTCAGGCCGGAAAAATTTGACCGGCGATTATAATTTTAATATCCAGTCATTTATCTGGCGCAATAAAACATCAATACTATTTATTGGTGCAGAGTATTATCACTCTGTTGCCTATGAAATGGATATCCGTACAGGTAAGAAAATCCGCATCTCCCCTGCCGATAAATCAGTCAGCGATCTGAGAGTTACAGCTGATGGCAGAATATTCTGGAGAGAGGAATCCCCGGAAACCATTGCTGAAATGATGCTGGGTAATAAAAAGCTTTCCTCCTTTTCAGATCAGCTGAAGGAATTCAAAAGCGGTTCACAGGAAGTTGTTCTTTATAAAAGCAGTGACGGTAAATTTGATCTTAACGGGATTCTCTTTAAACCGGAAGGATTTGATCCCGCAAAAAAATATCCGATGATTGTTACCATCCACGGCGGACCGTACGGTTATTTCAGAAATACTTTTCAGCAGAGCTATCCAACAAAGGTGTTAACTTCGATGGGTTACCTGGTCTTTGCGCCAAATCCGCGCGGAAGTCTGGGTGGTTCTGATATGTTCGGTCAGGCGAACCGCTACGATCTGGGGGGCGGTGATTACCGTGACATTATGGACGGAGTTGAGTACCTGATTGGAAAAGGATTTGTTGACGCTGATAGAATGGGAGTTACAGGCGGAAGCTACGGTGGATATCTGACCAACTGGACAATTTCGCAAACCAACATTTTTAAAGCAGCTGTTTCAATGTATGGGATTTTCAGTTTTTTCACAGACTGGAGCAACTCATGGCAGCCCATCTTCGAAAAAATGTATTTCGGTTACTATTACTGGGAGCGCCCGATTGATATGAGCAATCTTTATGTGAACCGCTCCCCGGCTTTCTATGCGGATAAAATCAAGACTCCCACGCTGATACTTCAGGGGGAAAAAGATCTTTATACCGATGTGGCTAATTCCCGTGAAATGTTTCAGGCGCTCAATACCCTCGGGGTTCCGGTTGAGTTTATACTGTATCCCGGAGAAGGGCACGGAATCCGGAACAAACCTTTCCATTACGCAAATGTAATGCAGCGCTCAGTTGACTGGTTTGAGAAGTATCTGAAAAAATAA
- the uvrB gene encoding excinuclease ABC subunit UvrB produces MKAPFRPFDLVSSYQPSGDQPKAIAELAEGIKRGDKFQTLLGVTGSGKTFTISNVIKEFNKPTLVISHNKTLAAQLYSELKSFFPNNAVEFFISYYDYYQPEAYVVSSDLYIEKDFAINDEIDRLRLKATTSLIEGRNDIIIVASVSCIYGIGAPQEFADQIMFLQKGEGLPRKKLLRNLIDIHFVRNDVDFTRGTFRVRGDVIEIIPAYQYEEAVRVEYWGDEIEKLSIIDAVTGDVISEAESVHIYPAKYFVSNKDKLMAAIKNIEAELEEQLSFFRREEKWLEAQRLEQRTRFDIEMMKEVGYCSGIENYSRHMDERKPGSRPFCLFDYLPKDYLLVIDESHVTVPQLRGMYNGDRMRKETLVNFGFRLPSALDNRPMKFEEFESMLNQVIFVSATPADFELEKSGGVIVEQIIRPTGLIDPEIIIRPVKGQIDDLIGEIKARAAIKERVLVTTLTKKMAEDLTDYLERMNIKVRYIHSGIDALERVEILRDLRLGDFDVLVGVNLLREGLDMPEVSMVAILDADKEGFLRSERSLLQTAGRTARNVNGKVIMYADKITNSMAKMIGETERRRKMQEEYNREHGITPQTILKSREEIMSSTSIADVRKRDGAAVKDDLDYGMVAEPIIKYMSTEQKEDIIQQMTDEMYKAAKNLEFEKAANLRDQIAKLKKAAGK; encoded by the coding sequence GTGAAAGCCCCTTTCCGCCCCTTTGACTTAGTCTCCTCCTATCAGCCCTCCGGTGATCAGCCAAAAGCTATAGCCGAGCTGGCAGAAGGCATTAAGCGCGGAGATAAGTTCCAGACACTATTGGGTGTTACCGGAAGCGGAAAAACGTTCACTATCTCAAATGTCATAAAGGAATTTAACAAGCCGACCCTTGTTATTTCCCATAATAAAACTCTTGCGGCACAGCTCTATTCGGAACTGAAATCATTCTTTCCGAATAATGCCGTTGAGTTTTTCATTTCTTACTACGACTATTATCAGCCGGAAGCGTACGTTGTTTCAAGCGACTTATATATCGAAAAAGATTTCGCTATTAACGACGAAATTGACCGCCTCCGGCTTAAGGCAACCACTTCCCTGATTGAAGGAAGGAATGACATTATCATCGTTGCCAGCGTAAGCTGTATCTATGGTATCGGTGCACCTCAGGAGTTTGCTGACCAGATTATGTTCCTGCAAAAAGGAGAAGGGCTCCCCCGTAAAAAGCTTCTCAGAAACCTGATTGATATCCACTTTGTCCGCAATGATGTTGATTTCACCCGCGGCACGTTCCGGGTAAGGGGTGATGTCATTGAAATCATTCCGGCATATCAGTATGAAGAAGCGGTGCGCGTTGAATACTGGGGAGATGAGATTGAAAAGCTGAGCATTATTGATGCTGTTACCGGGGATGTAATAAGTGAGGCTGAAAGCGTGCACATCTATCCTGCCAAGTATTTCGTTTCGAATAAAGATAAACTGATGGCAGCCATCAAGAATATTGAAGCTGAACTTGAGGAACAGCTTTCATTCTTCCGGCGTGAAGAAAAATGGCTTGAGGCACAGCGCCTTGAACAGCGGACACGGTTTGATATCGAAATGATGAAAGAGGTAGGTTACTGCTCCGGCATTGAAAATTACTCACGCCACATGGATGAAAGGAAGCCAGGCTCCCGTCCCTTCTGTCTGTTTGATTACCTTCCAAAAGATTATCTGCTGGTAATTGATGAGTCCCACGTAACCGTGCCTCAGCTTAGGGGTATGTATAATGGTGACAGGATGAGAAAAGAAACGCTCGTAAATTTTGGGTTCCGGCTCCCCTCAGCCCTTGATAACCGTCCGATGAAATTTGAAGAATTTGAGTCAATGCTCAACCAGGTCATCTTTGTGAGCGCCACCCCGGCTGATTTTGAACTGGAGAAATCCGGCGGTGTTATTGTTGAGCAGATCATCCGCCCGACTGGACTGATTGATCCTGAAATTATCATCCGCCCGGTTAAGGGACAGATTGACGACCTGATAGGAGAAATTAAGGCACGTGCCGCAATCAAAGAACGGGTTCTGGTTACCACCCTCACCAAAAAGATGGCGGAAGACCTGACAGACTATCTTGAACGGATGAATATAAAAGTCCGGTATATACACAGCGGCATTGATGCTCTTGAGAGAGTTGAAATCCTGCGTGATCTTCGGCTGGGTGATTTTGATGTCCTGGTCGGAGTTAACCTTCTGAGAGAAGGCCTCGATATGCCGGAGGTTTCAATGGTTGCAATACTTGATGCGGACAAGGAAGGATTCCTCCGTTCCGAACGCTCCCTGCTTCAAACCGCAGGAAGAACTGCACGAAATGTTAATGGAAAAGTGATTATGTATGCAGACAAAATCACCAATTCCATGGCAAAAATGATTGGGGAAACTGAGCGCAGGAGGAAGATGCAGGAGGAATACAATCGCGAACACGGCATCACTCCTCAGACGATCCTGAAAAGCCGGGAAGAGATTATGAGCTCAACTTCAATTGCCGATGTCCGTAAACGGGACGGAGCAGCAGTGAAAGATGATCTTGACTACGGCATGGTTGCTGAGCCGATCATCAAATATATGTCAACGGAGCAAAAGGAAGATATCATCCAGCAGATGACCGATGAAATGTATAAAGCAGCAAAGAATCTTGAGTTTGAAAAAGCCGCAAATCTGCGTGACCAGATAGCCAAATTGAAAAAAGCAGCCGGTAAATAA